In the genome of Bacteroidales bacterium, the window AAAACACATAATTATCATAAGGGAGTTACAATACCTCGCCTCCAAGGGCTGTTAAATGAGCTAAAAAGAAAACTCCCCGATGCTAAATTATCTCATACACTTGAAAAATACTTTAATGAATACGTCGAAAAACTTTTAAAACATATAAACTTTGAAGAGGATAATATCTTTCCGCTTGTTGCAAAATCGAACTATTTAGAAGTTCGTGATGGGCAAAAATTATCATCCAATAATCTCAAGAAATTATTCAACCAGCACACCAATGTTGAAACCGAGCTAAGCGATTTAATTGTGGTTATTATACAACATATTCCTGCAAATTCCGACGAGCAACTTTTTTTCGAAATACTACACACCCTCTCCCATTTTGAATTGGAACAAATTGATCATGCCCGGTTTGAGGACAAGATACTTGTTCCAAGGCTTCTTAAACTCCTAACTTAGGAGGGTAATTCGAATGACCTTTAAAAGTTGCATTATAATCCACCAATCACCCATAGTTCAGAGTGGTTTAATCTCAATTCTGCAATCGTATAATGTGGAGATTCGCGAAACCCTACTGGATTGTCCTGATTGTAAATTGATAAAGGAATGGTTTGGTTTTATTGTTCTTATCGATACAAAACATTGGAATTTTATTCAGAAACACAAAAAATATCTTTTGAAAGGAGACAATTCGATTATTGGTATAGATTTTACCGAACAACCTATGGCAGATTTTACCCCTTTTAACGAAGTTATTCTTAAAACCGATAGTCAAAACTCCGTTCACGGCAAACTGAAAAGATATATTGAAAAATCAACAGAAATAAATTTAGAACATCAACTATCGTCCAGAGAACTTGATGTGTTAAAATTAGTAGCACAGGGAAATAGCAACAAACTTATCGCCGAAAAACTTTTTATTAGCATCCACACAGTAATCACCCACAGGAAACATATAACCAGCAAACTCGGAATTAAATCCATTTCAGGGCTAACTCTCTATGCAGTAATCAATAACATGGTTGATTAGTCTTACTAAAATACCAACTAATAGGGATTGTTGACCCACTACATTAGGGGTTACTTTGCATTCAAACAAAACTAAAATTAGCTATGAATGCAAAAAACTTATTTTCAAAGAACATCGTTCTTCTTATTTTTCTAGGTACATCACTGTTATCGAGTGCACAGGATAGAATTTTTACGTACACTTATCAAAGTATAGTTCTAAATAAGGGACAACGGGAGCTGGAGGTATGGAATACTCTTCGTACAGGCAGGGATGATTTTTATGCTCGATTAGATAATCGAACTGAGTTTGAGATTGGTTTAGGCAAAAGTTTACAAACTGCATTTTACCTTAATCTCACATCAAAAACAAAAACGGTTGAAGATCTAGGTGTAAAATCAATAAGTACTGAAAATGAGATTAGCTTCTCAAACGAATTTAAATTGAAACTTATGGATCCTGTAGCGAATCCTTTCGGATTGGCTCTATATGGGGAGTATGGTATTGGTACTAACGAACTTGAATTGGAGGGCAAGCTAATTCTCGATAAAAAGTTTAACAACCTAACCGTTGCAACAAATGTTGTTCTCGAAACTGAATTTGCACCTGAGTATGTTAATAACAAGCTAAATTGGGTGAAGGAAAACAAGTTAGAATACTATTTATCTTTTGGTTATTCATTAAACCCCAAATTAAATCTTACCCTTGAAAGTGCTTTTAAAAATGTATATGTTGATAAGGAACTCGAACATAGCGCTCTCTTCTCCGGCTTGGGTTTCTCTTATATCAATGATAATTTTTGGGTAAATTTTACGGTTATGCCTCAACTATTATCGCTTAAGGGCGAAACCAACAGT includes:
- a CDS encoding hemerythrin domain-containing protein, translated to MITQKDKLCDVLSRNINLLPIVFRFGISSNFGQETIEMICSKRAMNLEFFLSVINTYNSNDYFPNIDTIDLNLLIDFLTKTHNYHKGVTIPRLQGLLNELKRKLPDAKLSHTLEKYFNEYVEKLLKHINFEEDNIFPLVAKSNYLEVRDGQKLSSNNLKKLFNQHTNVETELSDLIVVIIQHIPANSDEQLFFEILHTLSHFELEQIDHARFEDKILVPRLLKLLT
- a CDS encoding helix-turn-helix transcriptional regulator, encoding MTFKSCIIIHQSPIVQSGLISILQSYNVEIRETLLDCPDCKLIKEWFGFIVLIDTKHWNFIQKHKKYLLKGDNSIIGIDFTEQPMADFTPFNEVILKTDSQNSVHGKLKRYIEKSTEINLEHQLSSRELDVLKLVAQGNSNKLIAEKLFISIHTVITHRKHITSKLGIKSISGLTLYAVINNMVD